A single Vigna radiata var. radiata cultivar VC1973A chromosome 8, Vradiata_ver6, whole genome shotgun sequence DNA region contains:
- the LOC106770916 gene encoding uncharacterized protein At5g01610, whose product MLYYSESKRLRMMSSSMKFLCIVVLCLTASCALSQPQRLSVYDVLMEYGFPVGLLPKGAIGYSLNRETGQFAVYFNGACSFVIESYTLNYKSTITGLISNGRLYNLKGVTVKILLLWLNIVEVRRQGEDIFFSVGIASADFGVENFLESPQCGCGFDCNKLPLNGDVSSI is encoded by the coding sequence ATGCTCTATTACAGTGAGAGTAAACGCCTCAGGATGATGTCTTCTTCAATGAAATTCCTATGCATCGTGGTATTGTGTTTGACGGCATCATGCGCGTTAAGTCAACCGCAGAGGTTATCGGTGTACGATGTTCTTATGGAGTACGGATTCCCGGTGGGGCTTCTTCCGAAGGGAGCGATAGGGTATTCGCTGAACAGAGAAACGGGGCAGTTCGCTGTGTATTTTAACGGAGCTTGCAGCTTCGTCATAGAGTCTTACACCCTCAACTACAAGTCCACCATCACAGGACTGATCTCCAACGGTAGGCTCTACAATCTCAAGGGTGTGACCGTAAAGATCTTGCTCCTCTGGCTCAACATCGTCGAGGTCAGGCGTCAAGGTGAAGATATCTTCTTCTCTGTCGGCATCGCTTCCGCCGACTTTGGCGTCGAGAATTTCCTCGAGAGCCCCCAGTGCGGCTGTGGCTTCGATTGCAACAAACTTCCCCTAAACGGTGACGTTTCTTCAATTTAG